From the genome of Muricauda sp. SCSIO 64092, one region includes:
- a CDS encoding outer membrane protein assembly factor: protein MQLSITRIENEDLERLVNNSVRGLKKITLLGKILLLFLAIPQMTLAQQTSLEAAKKYILGGLEVTGLQSYNEQTVKTYTGLRIGQPITIPGEEISGVIKKLWGLELFSELDFFYAVEDDKVFLELRIKERPTLSRVTVYGVKKRKVQGIIDDTDLKKGKKITESLIANTKNYLENKYKKQGFLNAKVTIATAKDTVGTNSESMVVNVKKGDKVKIKSIEFEGNEKVSNKRLRKALGKAKIRKKKLGAFWQRSKYTEEEYKEGLDNLVDAYAERGYRDARVVSDTFIKLDENNIALKIGVEEGDRYYFGNVDFVGNSVYTDRQLAQVLGIKKGDVYNGVLLKERIADDSKPDGEDLTNLYQNNGYLFSSINPVEVSAINDTINFEIRIIEGKETFLNHVTVTGNDKTNDHVIFRELRTRPGQRYSKDNIIRSVRELGQLGFFDAEQIVPDIQNPDPNSGTVDLKYSLVEAGSSQIELQGGFGGGGFIGTLGLSFNNFSFQNIFNGEAYKPVPMGDGQTFALRLQASRSFRVYSLNFAEPWLGGRKPVRFNLSFSRTQQFDTRFDNRGRLDIDRDRSFSITGVSMGLAKRVQWPDDFFTISHSVNYQLYDFNDFNRGLFNFGNGSSNSLTYTLGIARSSQGPSRIFPLTGSNFELTARLTPPFSLWSNKDFKAIREEIEEITLELLEIGPNDPAAPALSDQLERLEEERFKWLEFFKIKFRGDWYTRLVDKLVLRTNAEFGFLGAFNNDIGDVPFERFFVGGDGLGNFTLDGREIIQLRGYENSSVTPISTNPITGVQEQDGGTIYNKYTMELRYPLTLKPSASIYVQSFLEAGNSWNGFNDFNPFQLKRSAGMGLRIFMPAFGLLGIDFGYGFDPDSRQDLQPANQRQISGWQTHFIIGQQF, encoded by the coding sequence ATGCAATTATCAATTACCAGAATAGAGAACGAAGATTTGGAAAGACTAGTGAACAACTCGGTTAGAGGGTTAAAAAAAATTACGTTACTCGGCAAAATTCTCCTTCTTTTTTTAGCAATCCCACAGATGACCTTAGCGCAACAGACCTCACTTGAGGCTGCTAAGAAATACATTCTTGGAGGGTTGGAGGTTACAGGGCTTCAAAGCTATAATGAACAGACCGTAAAAACGTATACCGGGCTTAGGATAGGTCAACCCATCACCATTCCGGGGGAGGAGATCAGTGGTGTCATAAAAAAACTTTGGGGGCTGGAACTCTTTAGTGAATTGGACTTCTTTTACGCGGTTGAGGACGATAAGGTTTTCCTTGAATTGCGCATAAAAGAGCGGCCAACACTTTCCCGGGTTACGGTTTATGGGGTAAAAAAACGAAAAGTCCAGGGTATTATTGATGATACGGATTTAAAGAAGGGGAAGAAAATCACCGAGAGCCTTATCGCAAATACCAAAAACTACCTTGAAAATAAATACAAAAAACAAGGCTTTCTTAATGCAAAGGTGACCATTGCCACGGCAAAGGATACCGTTGGCACCAATAGCGAAAGCATGGTCGTTAACGTTAAAAAGGGGGACAAGGTCAAGATTAAAAGCATAGAATTTGAAGGAAATGAAAAGGTTTCCAACAAAAGACTGCGCAAGGCCTTGGGAAAGGCCAAGATCCGAAAGAAAAAACTCGGGGCCTTCTGGCAACGCTCAAAATACACGGAAGAAGAATACAAAGAAGGCTTGGATAATTTGGTGGATGCCTATGCCGAAAGGGGTTACAGGGATGCCAGGGTGGTTTCCGATACCTTTATTAAACTGGATGAAAACAATATTGCCTTAAAAATAGGCGTGGAAGAAGGGGACCGCTATTATTTTGGGAATGTTGATTTTGTGGGTAATTCAGTGTATACCGATCGGCAATTGGCCCAAGTATTGGGCATAAAGAAAGGCGATGTGTACAATGGGGTGCTTTTGAAGGAACGGATTGCGGACGACTCAAAACCGGATGGGGAGGATTTAACCAATTTATACCAAAATAACGGGTATCTCTTCTCAAGCATTAATCCGGTGGAGGTTTCTGCAATAAATGACACCATAAATTTTGAAATACGGATCATTGAGGGAAAGGAAACCTTTTTGAACCATGTTACCGTTACAGGGAATGACAAAACCAATGACCATGTCATTTTTCGTGAACTCCGCACAAGGCCCGGACAACGATACAGCAAGGACAATATCATAAGAAGTGTACGTGAATTGGGCCAATTGGGATTCTTTGACGCGGAACAGATCGTTCCTGACATTCAGAATCCAGATCCGAATTCCGGAACTGTAGACCTAAAATATAGTTTGGTGGAAGCAGGTTCCAGTCAAATTGAACTCCAAGGAGGTTTTGGAGGTGGCGGTTTTATAGGGACATTGGGCCTGTCCTTTAATAATTTTTCCTTTCAAAACATTTTCAATGGGGAAGCCTATAAGCCTGTGCCCATGGGAGATGGCCAAACCTTTGCCCTTAGGTTACAGGCCAGTAGATCCTTTAGGGTATACAGTCTTAACTTTGCCGAACCATGGCTGGGTGGTCGAAAACCGGTTCGCTTTAACCTTTCCTTTTCAAGAACACAGCAATTCGATACCCGATTTGATAACCGGGGTCGGTTGGATATAGATAGGGACCGGAGTTTTTCCATAACCGGGGTTTCCATGGGACTGGCAAAACGGGTGCAGTGGCCAGACGACTTTTTTACCATCTCCCATTCCGTGAATTATCAACTGTATGATTTTAATGATTTCAATAGGGGACTGTTCAATTTTGGGAACGGTAGTTCCAATTCTTTGACCTACACCTTAGGTATTGCCAGAAGTTCGCAGGGACCAAGTAGGATTTTTCCATTGACCGGTTCCAATTTTGAGCTTACCGCAAGGCTTACGCCACCATTCTCCCTTTGGAGCAACAAAGATTTTAAGGCCATCCGAGAGGAAATAGAGGAGATTACTCTGGAATTATTGGAAATTGGCCCAAATGATCCGGCAGCACCCGCCTTAAGCGATCAATTGGAACGTTTGGAAGAAGAGCGTTTTAAATGGTTGGAGTTTTTCAAGATCAAGTTCAGGGGCGATTGGTACACCCGCTTGGTGGATAAACTGGTCTTGAGGACCAATGCCGAGTTTGGCTTCTTAGGGGCGTTCAACAACGATATTGGCGATGTTCCCTTTGAACGGTTTTTTGTAGGGGGCGATGGACTTGGGAATTTTACCCTCGATGGACGGGAAATCATACAATTACGTGGTTATGAGAATAGTTCTGTCACCCCTATTAGTACAAATCCAATCACGGGTGTCCAAGAACAGGATGGAGGTACCATCTACAATAAGTATACAATGGAGCTTAGATATCCCCTTACGCTAAAACCTTCTGCTTCCATTTATGTACAATCTTTTTTGGAAGCAGGTAATTCTTGGAATGGTTTTAATGATTTTAATCCGTTTCAGTTAAAGAGATCGGCCGGAATGGGACTACGAATTTTTATGCCAGCCTTTGGACTATTGGGGATAGATTTTGGTTACGGTTTTGATCCTGATTCAAGACAGGATCTACAACCAGCCAATCAAAGGCAAATCAGTGGGTGGCAGACTCATTTTATTATTGGCCAACAGTTTTAG
- a CDS encoding isoprenyl transferase, with amino-acid sequence MSNLDHINEENLPKHIAIIMDGNGRWAKQRGKLRVFGHENGVEAVRRTVENCAKLKIDFLTLYAFSTENWKRPKIEVQTLMRLLVASLRKELKTLNDNSIRLNAIGNLDFLPSKVAKELNEVILKTSNNKGLTLTLALSYGSREELKSAVKAISAKVKNNIISEDDIDETVINTHLYTHDLPDVDLLIRTSGEHRISNFLLWQIAYAELYFIDVFWPDFNEQHLVDAIINYQNRERRFGKTSEQLG; translated from the coding sequence ATGAGCAATCTGGACCACATCAATGAAGAGAATTTGCCAAAGCACATCGCCATTATAATGGATGGCAATGGTAGATGGGCAAAGCAACGCGGTAAGTTGAGGGTTTTTGGTCATGAGAATGGGGTCGAAGCTGTGCGGAGAACCGTTGAGAACTGTGCAAAACTCAAAATTGATTTTCTCACCCTTTATGCCTTTTCCACGGAAAACTGGAAGCGACCAAAAATTGAAGTACAGACCCTGATGCGTTTGTTGGTGGCTTCCCTTCGAAAAGAATTAAAAACACTCAACGATAATAGCATTCGTTTAAATGCCATCGGAAATTTGGATTTTCTTCCTTCAAAGGTGGCCAAAGAGCTAAATGAGGTCATCTTAAAAACGTCAAACAACAAAGGCTTGACCCTAACTTTGGCCCTGAGCTATGGTTCTCGGGAAGAACTAAAATCGGCTGTTAAGGCCATAAGTGCCAAAGTTAAAAATAACATAATTTCAGAGGATGATATTGACGAAACCGTTATTAATACTCATCTTTACACGCATGACCTGCCAGATGTGGACCTGCTTATTCGTACAAGCGGAGAGCACAGAATAAGCAATTTTCTACTTTGGCAAATTGCATATGCCGAATTATATTTTATTGACGTATTTTGGCCCGATTTTAATGAGCAGCATTTGGTTGATGCAATTATCAATTACCAGAATAGAGAACGAAGATTTGGAAAGACTAGTGAACAACTCGGTTAG
- a CDS encoding DUF6089 family protein produces the protein MRTIVLVCLFAIGSIRAQTYEVGLFAGGMNHIGDVGRTNYILPSGGAFGALFKWNKRKRYAWRASVYRGSFVADDSKSSKASRQQRGFRVENSITEYSAGMEFNFVDYNLHKLGPAFSPYLYTGFTYFRYDFNYIDAQQVQDINQKDGSFAIPMTVGAKLRLNQFLILGAEIGARYTFTDNLDASNPEGSNFEQFRFGNILSEDWYVFSGITLTYTFGRKPCQDCFE, from the coding sequence ATGAGAACAATTGTTTTGGTATGTTTGTTCGCCATTGGCAGTATAAGGGCGCAAACCTATGAAGTTGGTTTATTTGCTGGTGGAATGAACCATATTGGTGATGTGGGAAGGACCAATTATATCTTACCATCGGGTGGGGCCTTTGGGGCCCTGTTCAAATGGAACAAGAGAAAACGATATGCCTGGAGGGCAAGTGTCTATAGGGGAAGTTTTGTTGCAGACGATTCAAAGTCCAGTAAAGCCTCCCGACAGCAACGTGGATTTCGTGTAGAGAATTCAATCACCGAATATTCTGCAGGAATGGAATTCAACTTTGTGGATTACAACCTACATAAATTGGGACCAGCTTTTAGCCCTTATTTATATACCGGGTTTACGTATTTTAGATATGACTTTAACTACATTGATGCACAACAAGTTCAGGATATTAACCAAAAAGATGGTAGTTTCGCGATTCCAATGACCGTTGGGGCCAAGCTTCGTTTAAACCAATTTTTGATTTTAGGGGCGGAAATAGGGGCTAGGTATACCTTTACGGACAATTTGGATGCCAGTAATCCTGAAGGTTCAAATTTTGAACAATTCAGATTTGGCAACATTTTAAGTGAAGACTGGTACGTGTTTTCGGGTATTACGTTGACCTACACTTTTGGAAGAAAACCTTGCCAAGACTGTTTTGAATGA
- a CDS encoding NAD kinase, producing the protein MKVAIYGQVLQEHDVVHVHSLLDALKEEGAFIAIEKEFLALLNSHTKIGAFPSFTQENGLDSSFDLFVSFGGDGTMLRAITYIGHLRIPIVGVNTGRLGFLSTFKKEDVRKLVTEFVAGNFTLEERSLVEICTDSNIGEFGELNFALNEITVSRKDTTSMITVETFLNDEYLTSYWADGLIVSTPTGSTGYSLSCGGPVMAPTAKSLVLTPIAPHNLNARPFVISDDTKIRLKVSGREEHHLVSLDSRIATIPNGKEIIIQKSPFTINMVVYTSESFLKTLRNKLLWGEDRRN; encoded by the coding sequence ATGAAAGTCGCTATCTATGGCCAAGTGTTACAGGAACATGATGTTGTGCATGTCCATAGTCTGTTGGATGCCCTAAAAGAGGAAGGGGCTTTCATTGCCATAGAAAAAGAATTTCTTGCCCTTTTAAATTCCCATACAAAGATCGGGGCGTTTCCCAGTTTTACCCAAGAGAACGGGCTGGATAGCTCCTTTGACTTATTTGTAAGCTTTGGTGGTGACGGAACAATGTTACGGGCCATCACATATATAGGACATTTGCGTATTCCCATAGTTGGGGTCAACACGGGACGATTGGGTTTTTTGTCCACCTTTAAAAAGGAGGATGTTCGAAAATTGGTTACTGAGTTCGTAGCTGGCAATTTTACTTTGGAAGAAAGGAGCTTGGTGGAAATCTGCACGGATTCCAATATTGGGGAATTTGGGGAGCTTAATTTTGCGCTGAATGAAATTACGGTCAGTCGTAAGGATACTACCTCCATGATAACCGTTGAAACATTTTTGAACGATGAGTATTTGACTTCGTATTGGGCCGATGGACTTATTGTCTCCACACCCACGGGCTCCACGGGATATTCCTTGAGCTGTGGCGGTCCGGTCATGGCCCCTACCGCTAAGTCCTTAGTGCTCACCCCCATAGCTCCGCATAACTTGAACGCGCGCCCCTTTGTGATTTCCGATGATACCAAAATCCGGTTAAAGGTCTCGGGGAGGGAGGAGCACCATCTGGTTTCTTTGGATTCCAGGATTGCCACAATTCCAAACGGAAAGGAGATTATTATACAAAAGTCACCTTTTACCATCAATATGGTGGTGTATACATCGGAGAGTTTTCTAAAAACACTTCGCAATAAGCTTCTTTGGGGGGAAGACCGCCGTAACTAA
- a CDS encoding CBS domain-containing protein has protein sequence MNIQEHIITSLPVFQVTENLNKVISFFEETTFSHVAVAEKDGFLGLLSENDLACFEPERTIEEFRYQLETFHVTKETLWLDVLEVFARNEANILPVLDANSHRVLGYYDLNDVVSQFIGTPFFTEPGGILVVSKGIKDYSLSEISQIVESNNGKLLGAFVTDNQNDLVQVTLKINSGNLNEVIQTFRRYSYNILFGNNDDQFLEDLKERSAYLDKYLNV, from the coding sequence ATGAACATACAAGAACACATCATAACGTCCTTACCCGTTTTTCAAGTAACCGAAAACTTGAATAAGGTCATCTCCTTTTTTGAGGAGACCACGTTCTCACATGTTGCCGTAGCGGAAAAAGATGGTTTTTTGGGGTTGTTGTCCGAAAATGACCTGGCCTGTTTTGAGCCGGAAAGGACAATTGAGGAATTTCGTTATCAATTGGAGACTTTCCATGTAACCAAGGAAACCCTTTGGTTGGATGTTTTGGAGGTCTTTGCCCGGAACGAGGCGAATATACTTCCGGTCCTGGATGCCAATTCCCATAGGGTACTGGGATACTATGACCTTAATGATGTGGTTTCCCAATTCATAGGAACACCTTTCTTTACCGAACCCGGTGGCATCTTAGTGGTTTCGAAGGGGATTAAGGATTATTCCCTGAGTGAGATTTCCCAAATAGTGGAGAGCAATAACGGCAAGTTATTGGGGGCCTTTGTAACCGATAACCAAAACGATTTGGTCCAGGTGACCCTTAAAATCAACAGTGGCAACCTCAACGAGGTCATTCAAACTTTTAGACGCTACAGTTATAACATATTGTTCGGTAACAATGATGACCAGTTTTTGGAAGATTTAAAAGAGCGTTCTGCCTATTTGGACAAATATCTAAATGTCTAA
- a CDS encoding pyridoxine 5'-phosphate synthase: MTKLSVNINKLATLRNSRGGNMPNVVQSAQDIEAFGAQGITIHPRPDERHIRYQDALDLKSVVKTEFNIEGNPIPKFVDLVLKVKPTQVTLVPDAEDALTSNAGWDTLRHKDFLKDTIGTFRENGIRTSIFVDPDPKMVEGAVATGTDRIELYTESFAKTYAEGNKEGIIPFIKAAEVAQKMGLGINAGHDLNLDNIAFFKESIPDLLEVSIGHALICESIYLGLENVVNMYLHRLQ, from the coding sequence ATGACAAAACTCAGTGTAAACATCAACAAGCTGGCCACTTTACGAAATTCAAGGGGAGGTAACATGCCAAACGTAGTGCAGTCCGCACAGGATATTGAAGCCTTTGGGGCACAAGGAATCACCATTCATCCAAGACCGGATGAGCGCCACATCCGCTACCAGGATGCCCTGGATTTAAAATCGGTCGTAAAGACTGAATTCAATATAGAAGGCAACCCCATACCAAAATTTGTGGATTTGGTGCTAAAGGTAAAACCCACCCAAGTGACCCTTGTTCCTGATGCCGAGGATGCCCTTACTTCCAATGCAGGTTGGGATACCTTAAGACACAAGGATTTTCTAAAGGACACCATAGGTACTTTTAGGGAAAATGGGATTCGCACCTCCATATTTGTGGATCCCGATCCCAAAATGGTGGAAGGGGCCGTTGCTACAGGGACCGATAGAATTGAATTGTACACCGAAAGTTTTGCAAAAACTTATGCCGAGGGAAACAAGGAAGGTATCATTCCTTTCATAAAAGCTGCCGAAGTAGCACAAAAGATGGGATTGGGAATCAATGCAGGACATGACCTAAACCTGGATAATATTGCTTTTTTTAAGGAGAGTATTCCCGACCTACTTGAGGTTTCCATAGGGCATGCCCTCATCTGCGAGTCCATTTATCTTGGTTTGGAAAATGTGGTGAACATGTATTTACATCGCTTGCAATGA
- a CDS encoding alpha/beta fold hydrolase, with translation MNKILHSTIIGDGHPLFILHGFLGMSDNWKTLGNKYAENGFQVHLIDQRNHGRSFHSEEFNYEILAQDLKTYMEYHNTAKAHVLGHSMGGKTAMQFAVEFPQKLEKLVVADIAPKYYPPHHQAIVAALNTLNFEEIKTRSEADKKLSESLTDFGIRQFLLKNLYWVEKGQLGFRFNLHVLQNKLEEIGETISEMDTFGEPTLFLRGSRSEYIHPNDATLIKKHFPKATIATIEQAGHWLHAENPKAFFIKSLEFLNR, from the coding sequence ATGAATAAAATCCTTCACTCCACCATTATAGGGGATGGCCATCCCCTATTTATACTCCATGGGTTTCTTGGAATGTCCGATAATTGGAAGACTTTGGGAAACAAATATGCCGAAAATGGCTTTCAAGTGCACCTGATCGACCAAAGAAATCATGGGCGAAGTTTTCATTCAGAAGAATTCAATTATGAAATTTTGGCGCAGGACCTTAAAACCTATATGGAATACCATAACACTGCCAAGGCCCATGTTTTAGGTCATTCCATGGGCGGAAAAACGGCAATGCAGTTTGCTGTGGAATTTCCGCAAAAGTTGGAAAAACTGGTAGTGGCCGACATTGCCCCCAAGTATTATCCCCCGCACCACCAAGCTATTGTTGCTGCACTGAACACCTTAAACTTTGAAGAAATCAAAACCAGATCGGAAGCCGATAAGAAATTGTCAGAATCGCTTACCGATTTTGGAATCCGTCAGTTTTTGTTAAAAAACCTGTATTGGGTGGAAAAAGGGCAATTGGGTTTTCGTTTCAATCTGCACGTACTCCAAAACAAGTTGGAAGAAATTGGGGAGACCATTTCTGAAATGGATACTTTTGGGGAACCCACACTGTTTTTAAGGGGCAGCCGATCGGAATATATCCATCCCAACGATGCTACCCTCATTAAGAAACACTTTCCAAAGGCCACAATAGCTACCATTGAACAGGCGGGTCATTGGCTACATGCAGAGAATCCAAAGGCTTTTTTCATCAAATCCCTGGAATTCCTAAATCGATAA
- a CDS encoding G-D-S-L family lipolytic protein has translation MKKFLALLPLLGLIFVACDDDDDGTEMETMVEVTNGSADFSNYVALGNSLTAGFSDGALFRSGQAASLPNMLATQFALAGGGSFEIPLMADDLGGATLEGMPFLDNRFVLSFASGSPTPTRLEGQGSTEISNVLSGNFNNMGVPGAKSFHLLAPGYGNVAGVPLGLANPYFARFASGPTATVLGDAVAQNPTFFTLWIGNNDVLGYITAGGDGEDQTGNEDFTTYGSSDISDPNVVAGSIQGILDAMAAIGAQGVIANLPDVTTIPFLTTVPFAPLSPANPDFAPQIPALNAQFAGLNQAFDFLGFPDRKLEFSTTAASAVVIKDEDLVDLSAQLTQVLVGGGLDAGTATVLGLVYGQARQATAEDLLVLTSQGVIAEPNADAFAFLQNLGVDAATAGQLSVNGITWPLEDQWVLTPEEQATANTALSAYNQLIEQLAQANDLAFVDANALLASINENGFPLADGSVVTSVFATGGGFSLDGIHPSPRGYAILANAFIGAINEKYSSTLPEVNPLAFTGLYLN, from the coding sequence ATGAAAAAGTTCCTCGCCCTTTTGCCCTTGCTTGGATTAATCTTTGTGGCATGTGACGATGACGACGATGGCACTGAAATGGAAACCATGGTCGAAGTCACCAATGGTTCAGCAGATTTTTCGAACTATGTGGCCTTGGGCAATTCCTTAACAGCCGGTTTTTCCGATGGCGCCCTTTTTAGATCGGGACAGGCAGCTTCCTTACCCAACATGCTGGCAACACAATTTGCATTGGCCGGAGGGGGTTCCTTTGAAATTCCCCTTATGGCAGATGATTTGGGAGGGGCCACTTTAGAAGGCATGCCTTTTTTAGACAACCGTTTTGTTTTGTCTTTCGCGTCCGGTTCACCCACACCCACTCGTCTTGAAGGCCAGGGCAGCACGGAAATTAGCAACGTCCTGTCAGGAAATTTCAACAATATGGGGGTTCCTGGGGCAAAAAGCTTCCATTTATTGGCACCGGGTTATGGCAATGTAGCCGGAGTGCCCCTGGGATTGGCCAACCCTTATTTTGCAAGGTTTGCTTCTGGTCCAACAGCTACTGTCCTAGGCGATGCCGTTGCGCAGAATCCAACCTTTTTTACCCTTTGGATAGGAAATAATGATGTATTGGGGTATATTACCGCAGGCGGTGATGGCGAAGATCAAACCGGGAATGAGGATTTTACAACATATGGAAGTTCCGACATTTCCGATCCCAATGTGGTTGCCGGTTCCATTCAAGGAATTTTGGACGCCATGGCTGCGATTGGTGCGCAAGGTGTGATTGCCAATCTTCCCGATGTGACCACTATTCCATTTTTGACAACGGTACCTTTTGCGCCACTAAGTCCGGCAAACCCTGATTTTGCTCCACAAATACCGGCCCTGAACGCGCAATTTGCGGGACTGAACCAAGCCTTCGATTTTTTAGGTTTCCCAGACCGGAAATTGGAGTTCAGCACCACCGCCGCCAGTGCCGTGGTCATTAAGGATGAAGATTTGGTCGACTTGTCCGCGCAATTGACACAAGTACTTGTTGGAGGGGGCCTTGATGCCGGTACGGCCACCGTTCTCGGCTTGGTCTATGGGCAGGCAAGACAGGCAACAGCGGAAGATCTTTTGGTTTTGACCAGTCAGGGCGTAATTGCGGAACCCAATGCGGATGCTTTTGCATTTCTTCAGAATTTGGGCGTTGATGCTGCCACTGCAGGGCAATTATCGGTAAATGGTATTACCTGGCCCTTGGAAGACCAGTGGGTTTTAACTCCGGAAGAACAAGCAACTGCCAATACGGCACTATCTGCCTATAACCAGTTAATTGAACAACTGGCCCAGGCGAACGATTTGGCCTTTGTTGATGCAAACGCCCTTTTGGCCAGTATCAACGAAAATGGCTTCCCATTGGCCGATGGAAGTGTAGTGACTTCCGTTTTTGCCACGGGTGGTGGTTTCTCTTTGGACGGAATCCATCCATCACCAAGAGGTTATGCCATTTTGGCCAATGCCTTTATAGGGGCTATCAATGAAAAATACAGTTCCACATTACCCGAGGTAAATCCATTGGCATTTACCGGCCTTTACCTCAATTAG
- a CDS encoding phage holin family protein, giving the protein MKFILRLLLSALAVVILAKLLPGVAVDTYITAILVAIVLSLLNFMVKPVLIILTLPITIVTLGIFLLFINAIIILLADYFIPGFSVANIWWALLFSLLLSLLHSILFSLLKEDKKK; this is encoded by the coding sequence ATGAAATTTATCCTCCGACTACTTTTGAGTGCCTTGGCCGTGGTCATCCTAGCCAAACTTCTTCCCGGCGTCGCCGTAGACACTTACATCACCGCAATCCTGGTTGCCATTGTGCTGAGCTTGCTCAACTTTATGGTAAAACCGGTATTGATCATTTTGACCCTGCCCATTACCATTGTGACCCTTGGCATATTCCTTCTTTTTATCAATGCCATAATTATATTGCTTGCAGATTATTTTATCCCAGGGTTTTCGGTAGCCAATATTTGGTGGGCCTTATTATTCAGCCTTTTGTTGTCCTTACTGCACTCCATACTGTTTTCCCTTTTGAAAGAGGACAAGAAGAAGTAA
- the tig gene encoding trigger factor, producing MNISKEQIDSLNAVVKVAITKEDYEEKVNDILKNYRKQANIPGFRKGQVPMGLIKKQYGKAVLVDEVNKLLQDNLNKYLTEEKLDVLGNPLPRPQENFDWDKENFDFEFELGLAPEFEVKLNTKKPITHYKIGADKKMVNEQVERLQKQYGKIVSKPEVTKTAEVNGTFKNETEEIEHKTTIELTNVKAKKAIDTLVGKKVGETVTLKTKGLFKEDYLLSSSLGIPQEKSENLNIDVTLTIEEINEREPAELNQELFDKLFGEGTVKSEAEMKEKIKTDSEKQFEQQSDQKLLNDITEKLIEETKFDLPSEFLKKWIQVSGEKELTETEASEEYEKSEKGLRYQLIEGKVIKENDLQVQFDELKEFAKGFIKSQMAQYGHMDPKEEELENIAARVMGNQDEVKRLSEQLMSQKLLALYKEKANLKNKEISYENFVKEVYG from the coding sequence ATGAACATTTCAAAAGAGCAGATAGACAGTTTAAATGCAGTGGTCAAGGTTGCCATCACCAAGGAGGACTATGAGGAAAAGGTGAACGACATCCTTAAGAATTATAGAAAGCAGGCCAACATCCCCGGTTTTAGAAAAGGGCAGGTTCCCATGGGGTTGATCAAAAAACAGTACGGAAAAGCGGTATTGGTGGATGAAGTGAACAAATTGCTTCAAGACAACCTCAACAAGTATCTTACGGAAGAAAAATTGGACGTCCTTGGAAATCCATTGCCAAGACCACAGGAAAATTTTGATTGGGACAAGGAAAACTTCGACTTTGAATTTGAACTGGGCCTAGCTCCTGAATTTGAAGTAAAGTTGAACACCAAAAAGCCCATTACCCATTACAAAATTGGAGCAGACAAAAAGATGGTGAATGAGCAAGTGGAGCGACTGCAGAAGCAATATGGGAAAATTGTCTCCAAACCCGAGGTTACCAAAACAGCAGAGGTAAACGGAACGTTCAAAAACGAAACCGAGGAAATAGAGCATAAAACCACAATTGAACTTACCAACGTAAAGGCCAAAAAGGCCATTGATACCTTAGTGGGCAAAAAGGTTGGGGAGACCGTTACCTTAAAGACCAAGGGACTCTTTAAAGAAGACTATCTGTTATCGTCAAGTTTGGGAATTCCCCAAGAAAAGTCCGAAAACCTAAATATCGATGTCACACTCACCATTGAAGAAATCAATGAACGTGAGCCTGCTGAACTGAACCAGGAACTTTTCGATAAGCTTTTTGGGGAAGGCACGGTCAAAAGTGAGGCAGAAATGAAGGAAAAAATTAAGACGGACTCTGAAAAACAGTTCGAACAACAGTCCGATCAAAAATTACTCAATGACATCACGGAAAAGCTTATTGAGGAAACCAAGTTCGATCTGCCTTCGGAATTTCTAAAAAAATGGATCCAAGTCAGTGGGGAAAAGGAACTGACGGAAACGGAAGCCTCAGAGGAATATGAGAAATCGGAAAAGGGATTACGGTACCAATTGATTGAAGGTAAGGTTATTAAGGAGAACGACCTTCAAGTCCAGTTTGACGAGTTGAAGGAGTTTGCCAAAGGATTTATTAAATCCCAGATGGCACAATATGGCCATATGGACCCCAAAGAAGAGGAATTGGAAAACATTGCCGCCCGTGTCATGGGTAACCAGGATGAGGTAAAGCGCCTTTCCGAACAATTGATGAGCCAGAAGTTATTGGCCCTTTACAAGGAGAAGGCCAACCTTAAAAACAAAGAAATCAGTTACGAAAACTTTGTAAAAGAGGTTTACGGCTAA